A window of Puniceicoccaceae bacterium genomic DNA:
AAAACTTCGAATCAAGAGGGGCAGGCGTTTCTCACGTGCCAATCTGCCAACAAACAACACAACAGGCTGATCGGGGCGTATGCCCAGATTTCTCCGCACCCATTCCCGATTTCCACGGGGATAAAACACCCGTGGGTCAAAGCCCAGTCCCACGTTGAGAACGGGCGTGCGTAGCCGGGCGCGCCAATAGCGCTCATACTTTTCTGTCGACACCAACACCGCATCTGCTCGCTCGAAAAGAGACCTAAGATAACGGCCAACAGTTCGTTCAAAAGCCGTTGCAACAAAGTCCGGCCCCACCTTTCGCAGGGATCGATGCCAGGCGCGCGGATAGTCCGAATGGTAAAACAACATCACACGCGTTGAACGATGACGCGCCCATCGCAAGGCAATCCAGGCACTTTGATAGGGGTCGGCCACCTCGATCAGATCGGGTTGAAATGCATCCCATTGGGCCCGGATCTTGGCCGGATTGGTAAAAGTGCGATAACTCTTCGACCCGGGTAACAGCGGGGATTGAATCTGTACGAAGCGCGTGCCCTCTTCCGTCCAACTGCGATCTTCGGGACCTGGTAAAATGATCAAATGCTGCACTGCACCCATCTCCCGAAGCTTTCGTGCCTTGTCCGTGATGTAACGACGAATTCCCCCACTCAACGGGCTGTGAAACTGCACCAGATCGCAAACCCGAAGCGGAAGCGGTGAAGCAGCGGACTCCCTCACGACATCAGGGGGGTGTGGCAGACTCACGACGGTATTCATGCCATCATTCTATCAGAGGATTCTGACAGAATTCGGGACGCTAGTCTGACAAAATTGTCAGAATTGAGCTTTAGATCCCCTGGATTCAGGTCGAAACTGCGAGGGGTAGTTTTAGTAAAAACACCGTCAGTTCTCCATCGGATCGAAGCAGTTGCACCGTGCCACCATGGGCGCGTGCCACTTCCATCGCAAGGTTGAGTCCCAAACCCAGTCCACGTCTGGTACCCTCCACAGCTGCCCCATTGCCGCAAAAGAAGCGATCAAAGATGCGTTCCCGATCTTTCTCCGAAATGGCCCTCCCACGATTCCGGACCTGCAGTTCCACCCACCCTTGATTGATTTGGCAATCGAGTTCGACACTTGATCCGGGATTGGCGTGCTCGACCGCATTTTTGAGCAAGTTGTAGAGTGCGAGCCGTATCAGGCGTTCGTCACCACTCAACCAGCCCTGGCCCGTTCCACTGAGCCTGGCCGTCACCCCATATGCTTCTCCCATGGCGGAGGCATCTTCCACCAAATCACTCAGGATCGGTCCCAGGCGCACCGTATGGGAAATCTGCAGCAGCGATTGTTCGTCCGCCTTTGCCAACACCACCAGTGCTTCAACAATCTTGCGCATGCGATTGGTTTCTCCCATGAGCTGATCCAATTCCTCGCGTGAGAGTCCGCCTTCCGCTGCAGCATCCACCTTCTGTGCCAGGATGCCATGCATGACCGTAAGGGGGGTTTTGAGTTCGTGGGACGCATCCGCGCTGAAGCGACGCGCCTGAAGGAAGCTGCGGTTGAGGCGATCCATCATGTCATTGAGAATGGCAACCAGTGCCTCCACCTCCACAGTCGCATCGCGGATCGAAATGGCGCGATTGAGTCCACTCGCATCAGTTTGCTTTGCCTGGCGCGCCAGAGAATCGAGCGGATCGGTGACGCGTCGTGCAAGCACGCTGCTGGCGATGATCGAGGCGAGAACCGTCACAGGCAGCATCACCAGAAATGCAATGAGGATCTGCCAGAGAGACTCGTCCACCTGCGCCAGATCTGCGGCCATGTAGATTCGGAAGGCCCGATTTTCGTAGCGGGCGACCCGAAGGGTGCGACCTTCCGACCACAGGGTCTGAAACCGTTCTGCGGGTTTGCCCTTCTCCAGTTCCTCATCCCGTTCATCCAGATAATCTGCGATGAGGTGGGTGTAGCGTGGGTTGTCAAAAAGTGCTTGGTTAGTGACGGTTTCAAGTCGGAGTATGCGAACTGGATTCTGCTCATCAAAGAGCGTGAGCAGCACTGGAAGTTCCTGCTGCCCAAGCGATGCACTCTGCTGCGAAAGACTTTCCAGAATCTCCGGGCCGAGGAGTTCCAACTGGGCATCTACCGTTCGTTTGAATCCGTAGCGCAGGTGGATGAGGGTTCCTCCGACAAAGACCACCACGGTGACGAGGTTGATCAAGAGGGACTGATAGAGGATGCGGGTTTGCAGGCGAACTTTTCGATTCATGGCTCAAGGCGCAGGCTGTACCCCACTCCGCGAATGGTTTGAATGAGCCGGGGTCGCCCATCCCGTTCGATTTTTTTCCGCAGTCGTTTCACATACACATCCACGAGGTTATCATTGACATCAAAATAATACCCCCAAACGTGCTCGCAAATCTGAGTGCGCGAGAGCACGCGCTCTGCGTTGCGCAGAAAATACTCGAGCAGGGCAAATTCCCGGTTTGTCAATTCAATGAGTTCGCCAGCCCGCAACACCTCGCGCTTGCTCAGATGCAGGCTGAGGTCTTCAAAGCTCAACACCGTGAGGATCTCTGATTTCGCGCGACGCGCCAGCGCACGGACCCGAGCGGAGAGTTCTTCAATGTGAAAGGGTTTTGTGAGGTAGTCATCCGCACCGAATTCCAGTCCCTCCACACGCTCCACCAGCGACGAGCGCGCTGTGAGCAGTAGCACTGGGGTATGCACCCCTTGTTCACGAATCGCGCGCAGCACACTCAAACCATCCCTTCCCGGAATCATGATGTCGAGAACCGCCAAGTCAAAGCACTCCCGCAACAGACGGTCCAGCGCGAGGGTCCCCTCGCGTTCGGTGCTGACCAAAAACCCATCGGAGCTGAGACGTTTGCTCACCAGATCTGCGATGCGCTGATCGTCTTCCACCACAAGGCATTTCATGGCAAGTTTCCCGGGAGTTTCGAATTATGGCTTTCGCACGGGCACGTAGGCACCCGGAAAAGGATCGGAGGATTCCAGTCCTGCAGCGTTGCTCAGGGCATCCGCCAGCCTGACCCCAGCGTCCATTCCGCTGGCCCCCGCCCGGGGCTGCATGCGCTTGAGTGAGACGGAGCGCAGCAAGGTTTGGCCCTGCAAAAACTCAGCCCGTCCGTGACGCTCAAATTCAGGGTATGCGGATTGCAGATCGTGCAAACTCCCGATCACCTCGCTCGGTTCCGGTGCGGGATATCCGCTTCGACCCCAAGTCCAGAGAGGGGTGGGCACCGCCACGCTTGCGTAAAGGTTTCCATCGAGTTGTGCAAGTTGCGGCTGTCGGGCAATCGACTCAACTCCTTCCTGCTCCCGAACCTGGATGAAGCCAGCAGACATGACACGATCCGAAAACATCAGGTTGTTCTGCACCTGGTGGCGATCCCGGTCCGCTACGGAAGGTCCCGCACTGGCATGCCATCCAAAATGATCACCCGCTTCCGAGCTGCGCAGCGACCGGTTCACCTCAATCGCACTGTTGACAAAGGTGTTTTGAACCACCGCTACATCCGCACTGTTGAGCAGTCTCACCCCGGGTCTGCAGTCCACAAACACATTCCGTGCACAGATCGCCCCTTCCGAAATTTCAAAAAAGAATCCGTCATTGGTGCGTTCCACCCAGTTGTTGACAATCAATCCGTGGCGGTTGCCGACATCATACCAGATACCGCTGGCATGGGGATTGTCGATGATGAGATTGTCCCGCACCACCACATGGTGCGATTGATTGAAAATCTTAATTGCCGATGCGTAATAACCCCTGATTGGAGCATGGGAGTTTGTGCGAGTCACCACATTGCGCTCCAGCAGCACGTTCGCGGAGTTGATCACGTAAATGCCCTCGGTTCCGCAATCTTCAACCCGGCAATGGCGCATGGTAAATCCATCTCCACGAAAATAGCCCGCCACACGCGAACAGTGGGATATCGTCAGGTGCTCCAGCGTTGTGCCAACGATATCCTTGCCAAAATCAGACGGATCCATGGGTTGCTGCGGCTCAATACCCTCCACCAGCAGCGCCAGTCGAGCGTAGCGTGTGAATGTGATACCGCGAATCGTCGGTCCCTTCCCGTCATTGTCACGTCCATGCACCCGTCGCAGGGTTCGCACCATGGCACTGTCATGGGCCGTTATTTCAATCGCATGCTGCTCTGGATCGAGGCCGATGTAGACTCGGCCTGCTGCGTAATCGATGAAATAGGAATTCGCATCCACCTCA
This region includes:
- a CDS encoding HAMP domain-containing sensor histidine kinase, which encodes MNRKVRLQTRILYQSLLINLVTVVVFVGGTLIHLRYGFKRTVDAQLELLGPEILESLSQQSASLGQQELPVLLTLFDEQNPVRILRLETVTNQALFDNPRYTHLIADYLDERDEELEKGKPAERFQTLWSEGRTLRVARYENRAFRIYMAADLAQVDESLWQILIAFLVMLPVTVLASIIASSVLARRVTDPLDSLARQAKQTDASGLNRAISIRDATVEVEALVAILNDMMDRLNRSFLQARRFSADASHELKTPLTVMHGILAQKVDAAAEGGLSREELDQLMGETNRMRKIVEALVVLAKADEQSLLQISHTVRLGPILSDLVEDASAMGEAYGVTARLSGTGQGWLSGDERLIRLALYNLLKNAVEHANPGSSVELDCQINQGWVELQVRNRGRAISEKDRERIFDRFFCGNGAAVEGTRRGLGLGLNLAMEVARAHGGTVQLLRSDGELTVFLLKLPLAVST
- a CDS encoding glycosyltransferase, giving the protein MNTVVSLPHPPDVVRESAASPLPLRVCDLVQFHSPLSGGIRRYITDKARKLREMGAVQHLIILPGPEDRSWTEEGTRFVQIQSPLLPGSKSYRTFTNPAKIRAQWDAFQPDLIEVADPYQSAWIALRWARHRSTRVMLFYHSDYPRAWHRSLRKVGPDFVATAFERTVGRYLRSLFERADAVLVSTEKYERYWRARLRTPVLNVGLGFDPRVFYPRGNREWVRRNLGIRPDQPVVLFVGRLAREKRLPLLIRSFVQLKQRMADAELVIMGDGEEKAALERLCLREGIFTKWLPYGANPEVLAATYSAADVYAHPARNETFGLSVIESLACGTPVVAFHQSGLEEACRHSCRSLLVREGDLAAFTDAIEAVLKRPHGMEERNRMHSELEQRANLDRTVARWMHVALQVYRGNLQNQGELTTP
- a CDS encoding response regulator transcription factor, translating into MKCLVVEDDQRIADLVSKRLSSDGFLVSTEREGTLALDRLLRECFDLAVLDIMIPGRDGLSVLRAIREQGVHTPVLLLTARSSLVERVEGLEFGADDYLTKPFHIEELSARVRALARRAKSEILTVLSFEDLSLHLSKREVLRAGELIELTNREFALLEYFLRNAERVLSRTQICEHVWGYYFDVNDNLVDVYVKRLRKKIERDGRPRLIQTIRGVGYSLRLEP
- a CDS encoding right-handed parallel beta-helix repeat-containing protein codes for the protein MAQPSGGPYGPLNQIYPIPEGVRLIHVAPDGDPQSDGDQLTHPTTIENAIAMATTGDAILLRGGLYRTGSLRFNQGILLQPYGSEQPVFTGTLPAADWTLQGDQHWVTTWKHLFPAAPADWWRAERHVDTTPLHRFNYDMVFADGRRLVSAGSVDEVDANSYFIDYAAGRVYIGLDPEQHAIEITAHDSAMVRTLRRVHGRDNDGKGPTIRGITFTRYARLALLVEGIEPQQPMDPSDFGKDIVGTTLEHLTISHCSRVAGYFRGDGFTMRHCRVEDCGTEGIYVINSANVLLERNVVTRTNSHAPIRGYYASAIKIFNQSHHVVVRDNLIIDNPHASGIWYDVGNRHGLIVNNWVERTNDGFFFEISEGAICARNVFVDCRPGVRLLNSADVAVVQNTFVNSAIEVNRSLRSSEAGDHFGWHASAGPSVADRDRHQVQNNLMFSDRVMSAGFIQVREQEGVESIARQPQLAQLDGNLYASVAVPTPLWTWGRSGYPAPEPSEVIGSLHDLQSAYPEFERHGRAEFLQGQTLLRSVSLKRMQPRAGASGMDAGVRLADALSNAAGLESSDPFPGAYVPVRKP